DNA from Natronospira bacteriovora:
CCACCAAGACCCTTTCCAGAGCGGTGATTCGTCGGGTTGGTGGGGGCGTGCCCGGAAGCGTAATCAACAGGACGTTGATTTCGCAGCCTACAGGGACGTACTTGCGGCGGTTCCGGGCACGCCCCCACCAACCCGACGCCCCTAACCGCTCGGCCCTCCCCGCTTTTCCGCGAAGAACCTAAAAAAAGCCCCCGCCTAGGCGGGGGCTTTTTTGTTGCCTGCAGCAGCCAGGAATCAGGGCTGCGAGTACGGCGCGGCCTCGCCGTCTTCTTCCTTCTTCGGCGGCAGAAGATCCTCACGATTGAGATTCATGAGGATCAATGTGGTGCCCGCCACGTAGATGGACGAGTAGGTACCCACGACCACACCCACCGTCAGGGCCAGGGCGAAACCGAAGATCACCTCACCCCCGAAATTGAGCAGTGACAGCAACACCAGCAGGGTGGTACCACTGGTAACCACTGTTCGCGACAGCATCTGGTTGACGGAACGGTTGGTGACGTCGATGGCATCGGCCTTGCGCATCTTGGGGAAGTTCTCCCGCACCCGGTCGAACAACACGATGGTGTCATTGAGTGAGTAACCGATCACCGCCAGGATGGCCGCCAGCACACTCAGGTCGAACTGGATCTGGGTAATGGCAAACACCCCCAGCACGATGACCACATCGTGAACCAGACAGGCAATGGCACCGGGCGCCATCTTGTACTGGAAGCGAAAAGCCACGTAAATGAGGATGCCAATCAGGGCGAACAGCACCGCCAGGGCACCCTGTTCCACCAGCTCGGCACCCACCTGAGGGCCGACAAACTCCACCCGGCGCATTTCCACCTCCGGGTTCTGGTCACGCAGGGCTGCCAGCACCCGGTCGCTGACCATGGCCTGGGCCGCCATGGCGTCTTCGCCTTCACCGGCCTCAACCCCGCCGGTTTCCGGCCCGAGGCGAATCAGGATTTCCCGATCGGTGCCGAAGGTGGTCACCACCGCTTCCTCGAAGCCGGCTTCCACCAGGGTGGTGCGGACGGTGGCCACTTCCTTGGCTTCGGGATAACCCACCTCCACCACGAAACCACCGGTGAAATCGATCCCGAAGTTCAGCCCCTTCACGCCAAGGGCGGCGATGGCAACGACCATCAGTACCACGGACAGGACCATGGCGGGGATGCGCTTGCGCCGGCCGACAAAGTCGATGTGCGTCTCTTTCTTGAAGAAATCCATCAGTTCTTTCTCCGCATCAGATGGCCAGGGCCTTCACCGGACGACCACCGTAGATCAGGTTGATCACGGCCCGGGTGCCGAGGATGGCGGTAAACATGGAACAGATGATGCCCAGCGACAGGGTAATGGCAAAGCCCTGAATGGGCCCGGTTCCAAAGCTGAACAGCACGATGGCGGCAATCAGCGTGGTCACGTTGGCATCGGCGATGGTGGAGAAGGCCTTCTCGTAGCCGGCATGAATGGCCGCCTGTGGCGTATTGCCGGCCTTCAGTTCCTCGCGTATTCGCTCGAAGATCAGCACGTTGGCGTCCACGGCCATGCCCACCGTGAGCACGATGCCGGCGATGCCCGGCAGGGTCAGGGTGGCCTGCAGGGCGGACAGGAGGCCGACCACCATCACCAGGTTGAAGAACAGGGCGAAATTGGCCACCAGGCCGAAGACCTTGTAGTAGACCAGCATGAACAGCACCACCAGCAGGAAACCGAAGCTGATGGCCATGATGCCGGCCTGGATGTTGTCGGCACCCAGGCTGGCACCCACGGTGCGCTCCTCGATGATATCCACCGGGGCCGCCAGAGCGCCGGCACGCAGCAGCAGTGCCAGGTTGCGGGCCTGTTCGCTTTCCAGCCCCGTGATCCGGAAACGGTTACTGAAGATGCCCTGGATGGTGGCCACGCTGATGACCTCTTCCACCTCGCGGGACTCCCGGACCTCCTCGCCGTTCTCAATGCGGGTCTCGGTGATTCGCTCGCGATAGACCACGGCCATGCCCCGGCCCAGGTTCTCGCGGGTGGTTTCACCCATGCGGCGGCCACCCTGGGAATCCAGGTTCACCGTTACCATGGGCCGCCCGGTTTCCTGGTCAAAGCCGGTGCCCGCACCGGTCAGCTGGTCACCCGTGGCAATCACATCCCGTCGCAGCAGAACGGGGTATCCGTCCCGATGCTGGTAGAGACGGGAACCCACCGGTACCCGGCCCGTTTCCTGGGCCCGGTAGGGATCGTTGTCCTCGTCCACCAGGCGGAACTCGAGCTGTGCGGTGGCGCCGAGAATGTCCTTGGCTCGGGTGGTGTCCTGCACGCCGGGCAACTGAACCACGATGCGGTCCGGATTCTGGCGCTGCACCAGCGGTTCAGCCACGCCCAGTTCATCCACGCGATTGCGCAGGGTGGTGCGGTTCTGCTCCAGGGCATTTCGCTTGGCGTCCTCGATTTCTTCATCGCTGATGCGCACCACGATCACTTCGGGGCGTTCGCCGGCACTGAGGTTCAGCTCGGGAAACTCGCGGCTGATGCGGCGAATGGTGGCCTCGCGCTGATCCGCATCACGCAGGCTGATGGTGAGCCCGCGCTCTTCCCGCTCAATGCCGGTGTAGCGGATCCGGTCATCACGCAGGAGTGTGCGGATGTTGCCGTCGAAGCGCTCGACGGCCTGCTCCACCACGGCATCCATGTCCACCTGCAGCAGGAAATGCACCCCGCCACGCAGATCCAGGCCGAGATTCATGGTCTGGAAACCCAGGTTGCGCATCCAGTCCGGCATGGCCGGCGCCTGATAGACCGCCACCTGAAAGTCACGGCCCAGTTCGGCCCGCAGACGGAGCTGAGCGCGATCCTGCTCCTCCCCGCTGGCGAAGCGAACCACGAACTGGCCCTCTTCCATCCCATGGCGGTGAGGGCTCAGCCCTTCTTCTTCCTCAAGGATTCTCAGGATGCGGTCTCTGGCGTCCTGATTGAGCTCGGCGCGCTCGGTACCACTGATCTGGACGGCCGGATCCTCGCCAAAGATATTGGGCAGGGCGAGTGCCGTGCCCACGGCAAGAACCGCCACCACCAGCAGGTTTTTCCAGGCCGGAAACTTGTTGATCATGATGTGCTACCCGGATTTCGACTGGGCGCAGCCTCAGGCTGCGGGATTACTTGTCCTCGAAGGTGCCCTTCGGCACCAGCGAGCCAACGGCGTGACGCTGGATCTGCAGCTTCTGGCCGCCACCAACGTTCAGGGTCACGAATTGCTCGTCCACCTTGTCAATGCGACCGAGAATGCCGCCCTGGGTCACCACCTCATCACCTTCCTTGAGCGCATCCACCATCTGGCGGTGTTCCTTTTGGCGCTTGGTCTGGGGCCGAATGAGAAGGAAGTAGAACAGGACGATGATCAGGCCCATGAAGACGAGGCTGAACCAGGGGTTGCCTTCCGCAGCGGCATCCTGGGCATAGGCACTGGCAATGAAGAAATCCATAACAGTTATCCTCGATTTAACTAACTGATTTAAAAGACAATAAAACCAGGCCCCTCGGGCGATTCAGTCCAGGGGCGGAACCGGCTTGCCCAAACGGTCGTAAAAGTCGGCGACAAAACCCCCAAAGGTACCAGACTTGATCGCTTCCCGCATTTTCCGCATCAGACGCTGGTAGTAATGCAGATTGTGAATGGTGTTCAGCCGCGCCGACAGCACTTCCCCACACTTGTCCAGGTGGCGCAGATAGGCCCGGCTATAGTGCGTGCAGGTGTAACAATCGCAATGGGGATCCAGGGGGCCGGTGTCTTCCCGATGGCGGGCATTTCGGATCTTGACGATGCCCTCATGGGTAAACAGGAAACCGGTGCGGGCATTGCGGGTGGGCATGACACAATCGAACATGTCGATGCCGCGACGAACGCATTCCACCAGATCCTCCGGCGTGCCCACGCCCATCAGGTAACGGGGCCGATCGCCGGGCAGCAGGGGATCCAGTGTGTCGAGAACGGCATCACGCTCAGGCTTGGTCTCCCCCACCGACAGTCCACCGATGGCATAGCCATCAAAGCCGATCTCCAGCAACCCTTCGAGGGAACGCTGACGCAGATCCCCATACATGCCGCCCTGGACAATGCCGAACAGGGCCGAGGGGTTGTCCCCGTGGGCCTCCTTCGAGCGTCTGGCCCAGCGCAGGGAGAGCTCCATGGAACTCTGCGCGGCCTGCCGGGTGGCGGGGAAAGGCGTGCATTCGTCAAAGATCATGACGATGTCCGAGCCCAGTTCGCGCTGGACCTGCATGGACTCCTCCGGGCCCAGAAACACCCGCGATCCATCCACGGGCGAGGCAAACTCGACGCCGGCTTCGGTGATCTTGCGCCGTTCGGCCAGACTGAAGACCTGAAAGCCGCCCGAATCAGTGAGAATCGGCCCCTGCCAGTTCATGAAATCGTGCAGGTCACCGTGACGGCGGATCACCTCCGTGCCGGGGCGCAGCATGAGATGAAAGGTGTTGCCGAGAATGATCTGGGCACCGAGCTCGCTGAGCTCCTCCGGGAGCATGGCCTTGACCGTGCCGTAGGTACCCACGGGCATGAACGCCGGTGTATCGATCTCGCCACGCTCGAAACGCAGCTTGCCCAGGCGGGCGCGGCCGTCCTGTTTCAGCAGTTCGAATTGCAAGAAAACACTCCTTTCCAGGGTGACCCATCGGCACCCGGCCGCCAATGCCGATGCTCCCCTGGACTTGGGGACTCAGGCGGCGATATCAAGCCGGATCCAGCAACATGGCGTCGCCATAGCTGAAAAAACGGTAGGCGGAATCCACTGCATGGCGATAGGCCGCCATGGTCTGCGGATAGCCGGAAAAGGCGCAGACCAGCATGAGCAGCGTGGATTCCGGCAAATGAAAATTCGTGATCAGGCGATCCACCACCCGGAAGCGATAGCCCGGCCGAATGAACAGCCGCGTTTCCCCCTCGTAGGGCCTGATCTCACCCCCGGCGGCGGCGGTTTCCAGGGAACGAACCGCCGTGGTGCCCACCGCGACCACCCGGCCGCCGCGAGCGCGGGTGGCTCGAATGGCCTTACAGGTGGCCTCACTGACGGACAGCCACTCGCTGTGCATCTGGTGATCGTCCAGATCGTCCACCCGCACTGGCTGAAAGGTGCCAGCCCCCACATGCAGGGTCACCCGAGCCTCTTCCACCCCCCGCGCCCGAAGCCTGGCCAGCAGGGGCTGGTCAAAGTGCAGTCCCGCCGTGGGGGCTGCCACGGCGCCGGGTGCCGCCGCATACACCGTCTGGTAGCGCTCCTGATCCTCGCTGCAATCCTCGCGCTGGATATAGGGCGGCAGCGGCATGTGGCCTTCCCGTTCCAGCAGTGCCGAGAGGCTGCCTTCCAGAAGACGGAGCTCGAACAGGGCGTCCTGCCGCCCTGTCACTTCAATGCGGGCATCGTCACCAACCCGAATCTCACTGCCCGGGCGCGGCGACTTGCTGGCGCGCACATGGGCAAGACAGCGATCGGCGGCAATGACCCGTTCCACCAGGATCTCAACCCGGCCACCACTGGCCTTGCGGCCGTACAGGCGGGCCGGAATGACCCGGGTGTCATTGAAGACCAGAAGATCACCGGGGGCGAGCAGTTCGGGCAGTTCCCGGAAGTGGCGGTCATGAATCTCGCCGCTGGCCCCGTCCAGACACAGCAGACGGCTGGCCGAACGCTCCGGCAGAGGCTGCTGGGCGATGAGCGCTTCGGGAAGATGGAAATGATAGTCGCTGCGACGTTTCATGGCGGGCGGATTCTACCACTCCCCGACCACGATCGCTGAGCGGGGAAGAACCGCTGACATCGAGACATCGACGGCCAAGACATGATAATCTGCCCGCCGCCTGCCCGGGTGGCGAAATTGGTAGACGCAGGGGATTCAAAATCCCCCGGCCGCGAGGCCGTGTCGGTTCGAGTCCGACCCCGGGCACCATTCTTCCCAGTGTTCACCGGATTCCGATGAAATTCTGCTCCGAATGCGCCCATCCCGTCAGTGTCCTGATCCCCGAGGGCGATGATCTGCCCCGCTTCGTCTGCGAGCAATGCGGCACCATTCATTACCGCAACCCTCTGCTGGTGGTTGGCTGCGTACCCGTCTGGGAAGATCGCATCCTGCTCTGCCGGCGGGCCATCGAGCCCCGGCACGGTTACTGGACGGTTCCGGCGGGCTTTCTCGAAAACGATGAGACCACCCGGGAAGGGGCGGCGCGGGAAACCCGCGAAGAGGCCTGCGCCGAGGTTCGCGTTGGCAGCGCCCTGTCCATGAGCCATGTGGTGCACGTCAACCAGGTGCACCTGATGTATCGTGGTGAACTGGTGGATGGACGCTTCGCTCCGGGCCGGGAGAGCCTGGAAACCGGGCTGTTCACGCGTCAGGAGATCCCCTGGGATTCACTGGCATTTCCCAGCGTGCGCTTCTGCCTTGAGCAATACTTCGATGACCTGGATCGTGGTCTGGACGGGTTTCACATTCAGGACGTGCGCAAGCCGGTCGGACGATAGCCCCCTGCCCCCGCCCGCCACTTGTGGCACAATACGCGTCTTCCGATTGAACACGTTTCACCCTCGTCAGGGGAGCCAGACCTCATGACCTACGTCGTCACTGAAAACTGCATCAAGTGCAAATACACCGACTGCGTGGAGGTGTGCCCGGTGGACTGTTTCCATGAGGGCCCCAATATGCTGGTGATCGACCCCGAGGAGTGCATCGACTGCACCCTGTGCGAGCCGGAATGCCCGGCCGAGGCGATTTTCTCGGAAGACGATCTGCCGGACGGTCAGGAGCATTTCCTGGAACTCAATGAAGAGCTTTCCCGGGACTGGCCGGTGCTGACCGAAAAGAAGGAGCCGCCGGAGGATGCCGACGACTGGGACGGCAAACCCGGAAAGCTGGATATGCTGGAGCGCTGATCGTCCCGGCATTGCAAGGATTATCAAAACCGCCGCAAATTCATTTGCGGCGGTTTTTTTTTGCGTCACGGAAAAACGGGAAGCGGTAATCAGACGGGCTGGCGCCGGTACTCCATATAACGCGCCGTTTCCTCGGCAACAGCTGTTCCCTCCCAACGCTCAAGCAGGTGCAGGGCCGCGTCGATTCCGGCCGAAATCCCGCCGGCGGTAATCAGATCCCCTGCGTCCACGAAGCGCTGATCTGCCACCACTTCACAATCCGGCTCAAGCTCGGACAGCCAGTCCAGATAACGGTGATGGGTGGTCACCCGCCGGCCACGAAGCAGGCCGGCGCGTGCCAGAACCCCCGCACCGGTACACACCGACATCATCAACAGGCTCTCGACCGCGCTGGCACGCAGCCAATCGAGCAGACGGGGGTTTCCCATCAGGGCGCGCACACCATACCCCCCGGGAATCACCAGGGCATGGAGGCCGCACACCGAATCGATGGAATGATCCACCCTGATGTTCATGCCACCGGTGGTACACACATTCCCGGCCTGCGGCGCCATCAGAACCGGAGGGCAGGGAGAAACGGTATCCGGTGAATGATCCGAGCCGCGACGGGCAACGGAGAAGACCTCGAAGGGGCCGGCGAAATCCAGCACCTCGACGCCATCGAAAACAAGAATGCCGACGCGTCGTTCCGATTCCCGCACCACCTCAGTAATGCCGGGCTCCGAAGACAAAGCCAAACTGCAGATAGCCGGCGACCTCGTTGTCATTGCCGGCCACGCCCACGTCGAACTGCAAGGGCCCGGGCGAGAGTCCGAAACCGACTGAGGCCACATCATCGATCAGGTCCGAGGAAGCCAGATTGAAGCGGTAACCGGCCCGGAGGTGAAGCCAGGAAAGGGGGTGAAGTTCACCGCCGAGCGCCAGAAAGCGGGTCTCGGGACCAAAGCCCATGGGTCTGTTCTCGGTCAGATCCAGATCCGCCGCCAGGGTGTAGAAACGCCGGTCGTAGCTCACCCCCACCCGAACCTGCGGCTCCAGACGAATCTCATTGCCCTCCACGGTGCCATAGCTTTGCGACAGAAGGTTGCGGATACTGGCCCCGATCCGCAGCTGCTCGGTGATGGGCATGGCGAAGCCGAGATCCAGGTTCACATTGCTGTGGGTCTGCTCCCGATCTTCAATATCCACATCGTCCTCGTCCTGCACCCGGACGATGTAATCATAGGTACTGACTTCCACCTGCTTGGGCGTGAAGCCGACGGCCAGGGTGCGCCCGCCGACATTGAAATCCCTGGCCAGCGTCAGACCGAACTCACTCAGCACCGCGCCCTGAAACTGGAACTCCGAGAGGAAGTTGTCAGCCGTCTGTTCATCCGGCAAATCGAGATCACGACATTCCTGCAGGCGCT
Protein-coding regions in this window:
- the secD gene encoding protein translocase subunit SecD — encoded protein: MINKFPAWKNLLVVAVLAVGTALALPNIFGEDPAVQISGTERAELNQDARDRILRILEEEEGLSPHRHGMEEGQFVVRFASGEEQDRAQLRLRAELGRDFQVAVYQAPAMPDWMRNLGFQTMNLGLDLRGGVHFLLQVDMDAVVEQAVERFDGNIRTLLRDDRIRYTGIEREERGLTISLRDADQREATIRRISREFPELNLSAGERPEVIVVRISDEEIEDAKRNALEQNRTTLRNRVDELGVAEPLVQRQNPDRIVVQLPGVQDTTRAKDILGATAQLEFRLVDEDNDPYRAQETGRVPVGSRLYQHRDGYPVLLRRDVIATGDQLTGAGTGFDQETGRPMVTVNLDSQGGRRMGETTRENLGRGMAVVYRERITETRIENGEEVRESREVEEVISVATIQGIFSNRFRITGLESEQARNLALLLRAGALAAPVDIIEERTVGASLGADNIQAGIMAISFGFLLVVLFMLVYYKVFGLVANFALFFNLVMVVGLLSALQATLTLPGIAGIVLTVGMAVDANVLIFERIREELKAGNTPQAAIHAGYEKAFSTIADANVTTLIAAIVLFSFGTGPIQGFAITLSLGIICSMFTAILGTRAVINLIYGGRPVKALAI
- the tgt gene encoding tRNA guanosine(34) transglycosylase Tgt, whose amino-acid sequence is MQFELLKQDGRARLGKLRFERGEIDTPAFMPVGTYGTVKAMLPEELSELGAQIILGNTFHLMLRPGTEVIRRHGDLHDFMNWQGPILTDSGGFQVFSLAERRKITEAGVEFASPVDGSRVFLGPEESMQVQRELGSDIVMIFDECTPFPATRQAAQSSMELSLRWARRSKEAHGDNPSALFGIVQGGMYGDLRQRSLEGLLEIGFDGYAIGGLSVGETKPERDAVLDTLDPLLPGDRPRYLMGVGTPEDLVECVRRGIDMFDCVMPTRNARTGFLFTHEGIVKIRNARHREDTGPLDPHCDCYTCTHYSRAYLRHLDKCGEVLSARLNTIHNLHYYQRLMRKMREAIKSGTFGGFVADFYDRLGKPVPPLD
- the traF gene encoding conjugal transfer protein TraF — encoded protein: MGGASTATAHGPNSVLYNPALASPRLRRYSTGITLATVGGSVADREEFIDAFDEFDDSNIVDRIEVDLRAFNDTFGMIRTRIDNDEYNTSDELQADIDLLSQDLNVVDMTREELKELVGNMSDKPVTFELRGSGAFGTRIGSWGTGLHYQSRAYGGGAFLLDDADFDLVDSVFGEAAGIVGCLEDAADGNGVDDQRLQECRDLDLPDEQTADNFLSEFQFQGAVLSEFGLTLARDFNVGGRTLAVGFTPKQVEVSTYDYIVRVQDEDDVDIEDREQTHSNVNLDLGFAMPITEQLRIGASIRNLLSQSYGTVEGNEIRLEPQVRVGVSYDRRFYTLAADLDLTENRPMGFGPETRFLALGGELHPLSWLHLRAGYRFNLASSDLIDDVASVGFGLSPGPLQFDVGVAGNDNEVAGYLQFGFVFGARHY
- the yajC gene encoding preprotein translocase subunit YajC, translating into MDFFIASAYAQDAAAEGNPWFSLVFMGLIIVLFYFLLIRPQTKRQKEHRQMVDALKEGDEVVTQGGILGRIDKVDEQFVTLNVGGGQKLQIQRHAVGSLVPKGTFEDK
- a CDS encoding NUDIX hydrolase; translation: MKFCSECAHPVSVLIPEGDDLPRFVCEQCGTIHYRNPLLVVGCVPVWEDRILLCRRAIEPRHGYWTVPAGFLENDETTREGAARETREEACAEVRVGSALSMSHVVHVNQVHLMYRGELVDGRFAPGRESLETGLFTRQEIPWDSLAFPSVRFCLEQYFDDLDRGLDGFHIQDVRKPVGR
- the queA gene encoding tRNA preQ1(34) S-adenosylmethionine ribosyltransferase-isomerase QueA — translated: MKRRSDYHFHLPEALIAQQPLPERSASRLLCLDGASGEIHDRHFRELPELLAPGDLLVFNDTRVIPARLYGRKASGGRVEILVERVIAADRCLAHVRASKSPRPGSEIRVGDDARIEVTGRQDALFELRLLEGSLSALLEREGHMPLPPYIQREDCSEDQERYQTVYAAAPGAVAAPTAGLHFDQPLLARLRARGVEEARVTLHVGAGTFQPVRVDDLDDHQMHSEWLSVSEATCKAIRATRARGGRVVAVGTTAVRSLETAAAGGEIRPYEGETRLFIRPGYRFRVVDRLITNFHLPESTLLMLVCAFSGYPQTMAAYRHAVDSAYRFFSYGDAMLLDPA
- a CDS encoding DJ-1/PfpI family protein; translated protein: MSSEPGITEVVRESERRVGILVFDGVEVLDFAGPFEVFSVARRGSDHSPDTVSPCPPVLMAPQAGNVCTTGGMNIRVDHSIDSVCGLHALVIPGGYGVRALMGNPRLLDWLRASAVESLLMMSVCTGAGVLARAGLLRGRRVTTHHRYLDWLSELEPDCEVVADQRFVDAGDLITAGGISAGIDAALHLLERWEGTAVAEETARYMEYRRQPV
- the secF gene encoding protein translocase subunit SecF, with the protein product MDFFKKETHIDFVGRRKRIPAMVLSVVLMVVAIAALGVKGLNFGIDFTGGFVVEVGYPEAKEVATVRTTLVEAGFEEAVVTTFGTDREILIRLGPETGGVEAGEGEDAMAAQAMVSDRVLAALRDQNPEVEMRRVEFVGPQVGAELVEQGALAVLFALIGILIYVAFRFQYKMAPGAIACLVHDVVIVLGVFAITQIQFDLSVLAAILAVIGYSLNDTIVLFDRVRENFPKMRKADAIDVTNRSVNQMLSRTVVTSGTTLLVLLSLLNFGGEVIFGFALALTVGVVVGTYSSIYVAGTTLILMNLNREDLLPPKKEEDGEAAPYSQP
- the fdxA gene encoding ferredoxin FdxA produces the protein MTYVVTENCIKCKYTDCVEVCPVDCFHEGPNMLVIDPEECIDCTLCEPECPAEAIFSEDDLPDGQEHFLELNEELSRDWPVLTEKKEPPEDADDWDGKPGKLDMLER